In a genomic window of Spirosoma agri:
- a CDS encoding histidine kinase dimerization/phosphoacceptor domain -containing protein, translated as MDRFASFCIFLFVLWLPMSKPVAAQGTTHLTVQLDRLRKAKATEQEAMAKNDSLLLAEAWYLYGKTYAFSGDYRVSQQYFVKSLSIHEPRGDSFELGRLYVRLSENENRQGDSERALYYANLATRVFQRIHSDDGLMRSYGSLGKAYERNWHGQWQRNRAKFDSIFSCYKKVESLGYQLKDTMGIAEAHMQLGEFLTQVNDPKAIPYLESGLHLFTINHKIGPSVDAMAQLATAYLMVGKTTLAYQILRNAEAIYAREKLNEYTILLNLERVFVHYFETTGQFDKAYRRLKTKSELERSILLEDRNGAIARLNVEYETAKNVTLLNAQKRELALRDQNLLTQRRFMSTLLALLIMALVMSLVFFQLYRKKQRISRRYEDLLKEQNHRVKNNLQVVSSLLSMQSKRLTDETAKKAVQESLLRVQSMAILHQRLYDGDHLAEVDLDDYIREVTKGALQAFGYPSLDTQFDIESIYLPADKAISMGLILNELITNACKYAFPQNSEPFLAISFHKKGQKLILTVTDNGPGMDRPGLDRPGLNRYSVNPSLDGYIPNGSQPAQSVTTSARRSHTTARSFGMALIQAQVIQLNGTSWFSSSNNPADDGTVFTLEFNA; from the coding sequence ATGGATCGTTTTGCTTCGTTCTGTATTTTCCTGTTCGTGCTGTGGCTCCCTATGAGTAAGCCGGTTGCAGCGCAGGGTACGACCCACCTGACCGTTCAGTTGGACAGGCTCCGGAAGGCAAAGGCAACCGAACAGGAAGCGATGGCAAAGAACGATTCGTTACTTTTGGCCGAAGCCTGGTATCTGTACGGGAAAACCTACGCGTTCTCGGGGGATTATCGGGTCTCGCAGCAGTATTTCGTAAAATCGCTCAGTATCCATGAACCACGGGGTGATTCTTTTGAGCTGGGCCGATTGTATGTCCGCCTGAGTGAAAATGAAAACAGACAGGGCGATAGTGAACGGGCTCTTTATTACGCCAACCTTGCCACTCGTGTTTTCCAGCGAATTCATTCAGACGATGGGCTGATGCGCTCCTACGGCTCGCTGGGCAAAGCATACGAACGTAATTGGCATGGCCAGTGGCAACGGAACCGGGCGAAATTCGATTCGATTTTTTCCTGCTACAAAAAAGTGGAGTCCCTGGGCTACCAGTTAAAGGATACGATGGGCATTGCTGAAGCGCACATGCAACTGGGCGAGTTTCTGACCCAGGTCAATGATCCGAAAGCCATACCTTACCTGGAATCCGGTCTTCATCTCTTCACCATAAACCACAAGATCGGGCCCAGCGTAGATGCGATGGCGCAGCTGGCGACAGCTTATTTGATGGTTGGAAAGACGACGTTAGCGTACCAGATCCTGCGCAACGCCGAAGCGATCTACGCGCGCGAAAAGCTCAATGAGTATACCATTCTTCTGAATCTGGAACGGGTGTTCGTTCACTATTTTGAGACGACGGGCCAATTTGATAAAGCCTACCGGCGACTGAAGACGAAAAGTGAACTGGAACGGTCCATTCTTCTCGAAGACCGGAATGGGGCCATCGCGCGGTTGAACGTAGAATATGAAACCGCAAAAAACGTAACTCTGCTCAATGCTCAGAAACGGGAACTGGCTTTACGCGATCAAAATCTGCTAACTCAACGACGCTTCATGAGTACGCTCCTGGCCCTGCTGATCATGGCTCTGGTGATGAGTCTCGTCTTTTTTCAGTTGTACCGAAAGAAACAGCGGATCAGCAGACGCTACGAAGACCTACTCAAAGAGCAGAATCACCGGGTAAAAAATAATCTACAGGTCGTGTCGAGCCTGTTGAGTATGCAATCCAAGCGGCTTACCGACGAAACGGCGAAAAAAGCGGTACAGGAAAGTCTCCTCCGGGTGCAGTCGATGGCTATCCTCCATCAACGGCTTTACGATGGTGATCACCTGGCCGAAGTTGATCTTGACGATTACATCAGGGAAGTAACCAAAGGAGCCTTACAGGCGTTCGGTTATCCGTCACTGGATACTCAATTCGACATCGAGTCGATTTACCTGCCAGCCGACAAAGCCATTTCGATGGGGTTAATCCTGAATGAACTGATCACGAATGCCTGCAAGTACGCCTTCCCGCAAAACAGCGAGCCTTTCCTGGCCATAAGCTTCCACAAAAAAGGCCAGAAGTTAATATTGACGGTAACCGACAACGGGCCCGGCATGGATAGGCCCGGACTGGATAGACCCGGGCTGAATAGATACAGCGTGAACCCCAGTTTAGATGGATACATCCCGAACGGCTCCCAACCGGCCCAGTCAGTCACAACGTCAGCCCGCAGGTCCCATACCACGGCCCGTTCGTTTGGCATGGCGCTGATTCAGGCACAGGTCATTCAGCTTAATGGCACCTCCTGGTTCAGTTCCAGCAACAACCCTGCGGATGATGGTACGGTATTTACCCTCGAGTTCAACGCATAG
- a CDS encoding response regulator — protein MNPLTILIVEDELITAMDLRETLEEAGHTVTAIARDFQSALTAVKTNPPDLALVDIQLTGSPVDGITTAKEILAYHPMPILYLTANSEPETFRAAKETLPAAYLLKPFRHDELKLQIELAYFNFQLHRHADLTAPGHLFLPIDKGYEKVNLADVLFLKADGSYVKVYMSGREHPYHISTNLSHLAHYFLQPNFYRLSRSLLINLDHLERLESNHLFLVDHKTPIQIPTASRKELMKKLTVVRTK, from the coding sequence ATGAATCCATTAACTATCCTGATCGTAGAAGACGAACTTATAACCGCGATGGATCTCCGGGAAACGCTGGAAGAGGCTGGTCATACGGTTACGGCAATTGCCCGCGATTTTCAATCAGCGCTGACTGCCGTCAAAACGAATCCACCCGATCTGGCGCTGGTCGATATTCAGCTGACCGGATCACCGGTCGATGGCATTACGACCGCAAAGGAAATTCTGGCCTACCACCCGATGCCCATACTCTATCTGACGGCCAATTCGGAACCAGAAACGTTTCGGGCCGCGAAGGAAACGCTTCCGGCGGCTTATCTATTGAAACCGTTTCGCCACGACGAACTAAAACTACAGATTGAACTGGCTTACTTCAATTTCCAGTTGCACCGGCACGCTGATCTGACGGCACCGGGCCACCTGTTTTTGCCCATCGACAAGGGCTACGAAAAAGTAAACCTGGCGGATGTTCTATTTCTGAAAGCCGATGGGTCTTACGTAAAAGTCTACATGAGTGGCCGGGAGCATCCGTATCACATCAGCACGAACCTGAGCCATCTGGCTCACTATTTTCTACAGCCTAATTTCTACCGCCTGTCGCGGTCATTACTGATCAACCTCGATCACCTGGAGCGCCTGGAAAGTAACCATCTCTTCCTGGTAGACCATAAAACGCCAATTCAGATTCCCACCGCGAGCCGGAAGGAATTGATGAAAAAACTCACGGTAGTCCGGACAAAATAA
- a CDS encoding HAD family hydrolase: protein MHPIELVVFDMAGTTVTDHHEVERCFAQAAAQTGLFASGERILAMQGLSKRYVFSTLWKEQLGEVHPDVPSHVDVSYAAFQGILENHYRVNGATPTDGCLDTFADLRDRGIAIALTTGFYRVVTDIILEKLGWLDGLNNQRIGNAGTIIQLSIASDEVEHGRPYPFMIERAMQLLGVSDPKAVVNIGDTPSDLQSGLAAGVALNLGITNGTHSREQLETYPHDRLIGSLRDLPALLDSRQVSVNS from the coding sequence ATGCACCCAATTGAATTAGTGGTTTTTGATATGGCCGGCACAACCGTGACCGACCACCATGAGGTAGAGCGATGTTTTGCGCAGGCTGCCGCCCAAACGGGTCTGTTTGCTTCGGGCGAACGGATTCTGGCTATGCAGGGATTGTCGAAACGATATGTGTTCAGCACCCTCTGGAAAGAACAGCTCGGTGAGGTGCATCCCGATGTGCCCAGCCATGTCGATGTATCGTATGCCGCCTTCCAGGGTATCCTGGAAAACCATTACCGGGTCAATGGCGCAACGCCCACCGATGGCTGCCTGGACACGTTTGCGGACCTGCGCGACCGGGGCATTGCCATTGCCTTGACAACGGGCTTTTACCGGGTCGTGACGGATATTATTCTGGAAAAACTCGGCTGGCTTGACGGGCTCAACAACCAGCGGATCGGCAACGCTGGCACCATCATTCAGCTATCGATTGCCAGCGATGAAGTAGAACACGGTCGGCCTTATCCGTTTATGATTGAACGGGCCATGCAGTTGCTCGGTGTCAGCGATCCAAAAGCGGTCGTCAACATCGGCGACACGCCCTCCGATTTGCAGTCAGGACTCGCAGCGGGCGTTGCGCTAAATCTGGGCATTACCAATGGCACGCACTCGCGCGAGCAACTGGAAACCTACCCGCACGATCGGCTGATTGGTTCGCTTCGTGACCTACCGGCTCTGCTGGACTCTCGTCAAGTATCCGTAAACAGTTGA
- a CDS encoding TIGR03364 family FAD-dependent oxidoreductase codes for MATYDLIVIGAGALGTFHAYHAAKAGQRVLLLEKDQYPVGATVRNFGQVVPSGLAGPWFDYGRRSLEIYRDIQQQTDLTVRANGTVYIASDTDEWTLANELHDQYTRIGYPSELLSKAQCLTKYPTLQPDYVVGGLYFPDELSVEPEQMVHRLIAFIQQKYGVEYRPGSAVIDCQSNYSGAIVSLANRQRFQAGRVIICSGHEVRLLFPDVLADANLIVSKLQMLLVEPVAGVNLPGNILTGLTIRRYESFQGCPSYASITKPERLAELQKWGIHILFKQAADGSFIVGDSHEYADAARADDLGYHTQDYINELMLNEARRIVTFPLLVKKTWAGFYSQTKAEIFEHDIDENIRIVTGIGGKGMSSGAGYAEASIRQWLGVTA; via the coding sequence ATGGCAACTTACGATCTGATCGTCATCGGCGCGGGCGCGCTGGGCACGTTTCATGCTTATCACGCGGCTAAGGCCGGTCAGCGGGTGCTTCTACTCGAAAAAGACCAGTATCCCGTCGGCGCTACCGTACGCAATTTCGGTCAGGTGGTGCCCTCTGGACTGGCTGGACCCTGGTTCGATTACGGTCGGCGAAGTCTGGAAATTTATCGGGATATTCAACAACAAACGGACCTGACGGTACGGGCAAACGGTACTGTTTATATTGCATCAGATACCGATGAGTGGACCCTTGCCAACGAACTCCACGACCAGTATACGCGTATCGGTTATCCCAGCGAGTTACTGTCGAAGGCCCAGTGTCTGACGAAATACCCGACGCTACAACCTGATTATGTAGTCGGTGGTTTGTATTTCCCCGACGAATTGAGTGTGGAGCCGGAGCAGATGGTGCATCGACTGATCGCGTTCATTCAGCAAAAGTATGGTGTAGAGTACCGTCCTGGTTCCGCTGTGATCGATTGTCAGTCCAACTACAGTGGTGCTATCGTCTCGCTGGCGAATCGGCAGCGGTTCCAGGCTGGCCGTGTCATTATCTGTAGTGGTCACGAAGTACGGTTACTATTTCCCGACGTGCTGGCCGATGCAAATCTTATCGTCAGTAAGTTACAAATGCTTCTGGTTGAGCCGGTTGCAGGCGTAAATCTACCCGGCAACATACTAACGGGTCTCACTATACGTCGATATGAATCGTTTCAGGGCTGCCCATCGTATGCCTCTATCACCAAACCCGAACGGCTGGCCGAACTGCAAAAATGGGGCATACACATCCTGTTCAAACAGGCAGCTGATGGTTCGTTCATCGTTGGTGATTCCCATGAATACGCGGATGCTGCCAGAGCCGACGATCTAGGTTATCATACCCAAGATTATATCAATGAGTTGATGCTGAACGAAGCCCGGCGCATTGTCACGTTTCCATTGCTGGTCAAAAAAACGTGGGCTGGTTTTTACAGTCAGACGAAAGCGGAGATTTTCGAACACGACATAGACGAGAACATTCGTATTGTAACGGGTATTGGTGGTAAAGGTATGAGTTCGGGGGCCGGTTATGCCGAAGCCAGCATCCGCCAATGGTTAGGCGTAACGGCGTAG
- a CDS encoding response regulator — translation MPTVNVPRVWIVDDDQDDQYLFQVAFKRLVPPVDVKLLNDGEELLPALNQCDTLPSLIILDLNMPRLNGFEALKQLRADPVYETVPVVVLSTSSWHGDQERAMRLGANGFLTKPPSMDMLLVLFRELVQDWRLS, via the coding sequence ATGCCCACCGTGAATGTGCCCCGAGTTTGGATTGTTGATGATGATCAGGATGACCAATATTTGTTTCAGGTCGCTTTCAAGCGCCTTGTGCCCCCGGTAGACGTTAAACTTCTGAATGACGGAGAAGAATTGTTGCCGGCTCTGAATCAATGTGATACGCTGCCCAGTTTGATCATACTGGATCTCAATATGCCCCGGCTGAATGGTTTTGAAGCGCTGAAGCAGCTCCGGGCTGACCCTGTTTATGAGACTGTGCCCGTCGTTGTGTTAAGTACATCATCCTGGCATGGCGATCAGGAGAGGGCAATGCGTCTGGGGGCCAATGGGTTCCTGACCAAACCGCCTTCCATGGATATGCTTCTCGTATTATTTCGGGAGCTGGTACAGGATTGGCGACTAAGCTAA
- a CDS encoding PAS domain S-box protein: MTDPDSPVDKINAARLERVTTAIQAAGIGIWEMNPIHKLVYLDDCSRVLFGGLPDGIISFEQLLTYIHLDERQKVRQAVELALTAPMGGSYEIAFRTINPETGQVRWLYSKGSAHFDRDGQPDRFLGTVQDRTPTGWAQTSRDRNETLMSEKMAEVALDNANAGYFRYSIPDDRLDYSLGFARVMTGLESHALAYQDFLDRIHPDDLLIRANAFNVAVQTGRLDYEVRIVWYDDTIHWMRARGNYLYDKSGNPYLLTGTVYDTTAEHLQREAEALLVAAFTNASVGMGFTELNGQFITVNSAFTELLGYTEEELYATTDRALTHPDDRPQHDEPIRELVAGKRQFVNLVKRYIHKDGTIRWADVNLTRITGSVDKQGRILETVRDISAEIDNQQLVATSGALFRNVTNSSPTGLWLSDEAGSLTYLNKTLVDWSGLPYESLLGAGWDNAIVEEDRLISAQIFQNAVAARAHYDVMFRLIKRDGSAMWCRAAGDPYYREDGSYAGYAGFCMDIDELVSGRSALQDSEAKFRSLIEEAPVATCLFVGRDLTIEVANEPMIEMWGKGNAVLGKPLAEAIPELEGQPFLAILDDVYTTGKTYTAQGMRADLVVNGVLGTYYFDYTYKPLCNAAGEVYAIMDMAVNVTEAVKARQELEESELFSRDIVETSPVAKVVCLGADMIIRTVNEKMQAMLGRDRSIIGMPIIDAVPELKSTLLLDRLRHVFSTGETFYQPEEKIDLIKFGRPYTGYYNYTYKALYNTAGERYGIMITATEVTDQVVARQKVEEAESSLRGAIELAELGTLQIDLKTGNLLYSDRLKYWLGLEKEEAITLRKGLRPIRKADRVIIRDYITKAVTQGKEGAFDVEYTVNATSTSRERILHAQGKAFFNEEGEAVKIIGTVQDITEQRKIQIALERLVQERTEELEATNEELAATNEELAATNEELAEANEELAKSNTGLAESNQLLTRSNQNLEQFAYIASHDLQEPLRKVQQFSSLLREQYAEVLGNSGNDLLHRMESAGSRMSMLIRDLLAFSRISTRQAQAVPVPLRHVVDYALENLAVTVEETNAQIRIAPLPTVQGDALQLGQLFQNLLANALKFSQKDRAGYRIMPQITIRAREIPTSDLPPSIKPSRQTLTYHRIEVADNGIGFDDKYVDRIFQVFQRLHNKNEYAGTGVGLAICQKVVMNHGGVITATSQPGEGATFTVYLPV; the protein is encoded by the coding sequence ATGACTGATCCAGATTCACCGGTTGACAAGATCAATGCCGCACGTTTAGAACGGGTAACCACGGCCATCCAGGCTGCCGGTATTGGTATATGGGAAATGAATCCCATCCATAAACTGGTTTACCTGGACGATTGTAGCCGAGTGCTGTTCGGTGGTCTGCCGGATGGGATCATTTCCTTCGAGCAGCTACTGACGTATATTCACCTTGATGAACGTCAAAAAGTTCGCCAGGCCGTAGAACTGGCGTTGACCGCTCCGATGGGCGGTTCATACGAGATAGCGTTCCGAACGATCAATCCCGAAACCGGTCAGGTACGCTGGCTTTACAGCAAAGGCAGTGCGCATTTCGATCGCGATGGACAACCTGATCGGTTCTTGGGTACTGTGCAGGATCGTACCCCGACCGGTTGGGCCCAGACCAGTCGGGATCGAAACGAAACGCTGATGTCGGAGAAGATGGCCGAGGTGGCGCTGGATAACGCAAACGCAGGCTACTTCCGGTATTCAATCCCCGACGACCGACTCGATTATTCATTGGGTTTTGCGCGGGTGATGACGGGGCTGGAGAGCCACGCATTGGCATATCAGGATTTTCTCGATCGCATTCATCCCGACGACCTGTTGATTCGTGCCAATGCCTTCAACGTGGCGGTTCAAACGGGGAGGCTGGACTACGAAGTCCGAATCGTATGGTATGACGATACGATTCACTGGATGCGGGCCAGGGGTAACTACCTCTACGATAAGTCGGGTAATCCCTATCTGCTTACAGGTACCGTCTATGATACAACGGCTGAACATTTGCAGCGGGAAGCCGAAGCGTTGCTGGTTGCGGCCTTTACCAATGCATCTGTCGGTATGGGCTTTACCGAACTCAATGGGCAGTTTATCACCGTCAACTCGGCCTTTACCGAGCTACTGGGCTACACGGAAGAAGAGCTGTACGCGACCACTGATCGGGCACTCACGCACCCCGACGATCGACCCCAGCACGACGAACCGATTAGGGAGCTGGTTGCCGGCAAGCGCCAGTTCGTTAACCTTGTCAAACGCTACATCCATAAAGACGGCACGATCCGATGGGCGGACGTTAATTTAACCCGGATAACGGGCAGTGTCGATAAGCAAGGGCGGATCCTGGAAACAGTACGCGATATAAGCGCCGAAATTGACAATCAGCAACTAGTAGCAACAAGCGGAGCTCTGTTCAGAAACGTGACAAACAGTTCACCCACGGGTCTGTGGTTGTCGGATGAAGCGGGTAGCCTGACCTATCTGAACAAAACGCTGGTCGACTGGAGCGGATTGCCGTACGAATCGCTCCTGGGTGCTGGCTGGGACAACGCCATTGTGGAGGAAGACCGGCTGATAAGTGCGCAAATCTTTCAGAACGCGGTAGCCGCCCGTGCTCATTACGATGTCATGTTCCGGCTAATCAAACGGGACGGTAGCGCCATGTGGTGCCGGGCCGCCGGTGATCCTTATTACCGGGAAGACGGTAGTTACGCTGGCTACGCTGGTTTTTGCATGGACATTGACGAACTGGTATCCGGACGTAGTGCCTTACAGGACAGCGAAGCTAAGTTCCGCTCATTGATCGAAGAAGCGCCGGTAGCCACCTGTTTGTTTGTGGGTCGCGATTTGACCATCGAGGTAGCGAATGAACCCATGATCGAAATGTGGGGAAAAGGCAATGCCGTGCTTGGTAAGCCACTGGCAGAGGCTATTCCCGAACTGGAAGGACAGCCTTTCCTGGCTATTCTGGACGACGTCTACACAACGGGAAAGACCTACACGGCTCAGGGCATGCGGGCCGATCTGGTCGTAAATGGTGTGCTGGGTACCTACTACTTCGATTATACATACAAACCCCTGTGCAATGCCGCCGGTGAGGTATATGCGATCATGGATATGGCGGTCAACGTGACCGAAGCGGTAAAGGCAAGGCAGGAACTGGAAGAGAGTGAGCTGTTCTCCAGGGATATTGTCGAAACTTCGCCCGTTGCTAAAGTTGTCTGCCTGGGTGCGGATATGATTATTCGGACGGTAAATGAAAAAATGCAGGCAATGCTGGGCCGTGACCGATCAATTATCGGTATGCCTATCATAGACGCGGTACCCGAGTTAAAGTCGACTCTCTTGCTGGATCGCCTTCGGCATGTATTCAGTACCGGGGAGACCTTTTACCAACCCGAAGAAAAAATCGATCTTATAAAATTTGGGCGACCCTATACTGGCTATTACAACTATACCTACAAAGCCCTTTACAACACAGCGGGTGAGCGCTACGGGATCATGATTACCGCCACGGAAGTGACCGATCAGGTGGTGGCCCGGCAGAAAGTAGAAGAAGCTGAATCATCCCTGCGCGGAGCCATCGAACTGGCGGAACTGGGTACGTTGCAGATCGACCTGAAAACCGGCAACCTGCTCTATTCCGACCGATTAAAGTATTGGCTTGGTCTGGAAAAAGAAGAAGCCATAACACTTCGGAAGGGGCTCAGACCTATCCGGAAAGCCGATCGGGTGATCATCCGAGACTACATTACAAAAGCAGTGACGCAGGGGAAAGAGGGAGCCTTTGATGTAGAATATACCGTAAATGCTACCTCGACAAGTCGGGAGCGCATCTTACACGCGCAGGGTAAAGCGTTTTTCAACGAAGAGGGCGAGGCCGTTAAAATTATCGGTACGGTACAGGATATAACTGAACAGCGGAAAATACAGATTGCGCTGGAAAGGCTTGTGCAGGAGCGCACCGAAGAACTGGAAGCGACGAACGAAGAATTAGCGGCTACCAATGAAGAGCTGGCCGCTACGAACGAAGAACTGGCCGAAGCGAATGAAGAGCTGGCCAAGTCCAACACCGGCCTGGCGGAATCTAACCAACTCTTAACCCGGTCGAATCAGAATCTGGAACAGTTCGCCTACATTGCCTCGCACGACTTGCAGGAACCCCTCCGAAAAGTGCAGCAGTTCAGCAGCCTCTTACGGGAGCAATATGCTGAGGTGTTGGGCAATTCGGGGAATGATTTACTACACCGGATGGAATCAGCAGGGTCGCGAATGTCGATGCTGATTCGGGATTTGCTGGCGTTTTCCCGTATTTCGACCCGGCAGGCACAGGCCGTTCCGGTGCCGTTGCGCCATGTAGTTGATTATGCGCTGGAAAATCTGGCGGTCACCGTTGAGGAAACCAACGCGCAGATCCGGATAGCACCTTTGCCCACTGTTCAGGGTGACGCGCTACAATTGGGACAGCTATTTCAGAATTTACTGGCCAATGCGCTTAAATTTAGCCAAAAAGATCGTGCAGGATATCGGATTATGCCCCAGATTACCATTCGTGCCCGCGAGATTCCGACCAGCGATCTGCCGCCTTCTATAAAACCATCCCGACAGACCTTGACATACCATCGGATTGAGGTAGCTGACAATGGGATAGGCTTTGACGACAAGTACGTAGACCGCATTTTTCAAGTCTTTCAGCGCCTGCACAACAAGAACGAATACGCGGGAACGGGGGTGGGGTTAGCTATTTGCCAGAAGGTGGTGATGAACCACGGAGGGGTCATTACGGCAACGAGTCAACCGGGTGAAGGGGCAACGTTCACGGTGTATTTACCGGTATAG
- a CDS encoding sensor histidine kinase, producing MNGGKTYEELLAENERLRWQLDEATETIQAIRTGQVDALVVEGSNGHELYTLKTSDYTYRIFIETMNEGAVTLNKDGLILYCNSTFASMVDLPLSKVIGLAFDQFVAPDCKREFDSLFSSGWGNNRKIEFTLRSTAEKQVHCQLSATAIELDGGLCLSMVLTDLTAQKETQQLLKVNNQQLAKANTALQISNQALNRSNDNLQQFAYIASHDLQEPLRKIQAFGDLLKTKHTAQLGEGIDYIERMQSAASRMSILIKDLLTFSRISIQPETTLPVPLSQLIDPILTDLEMAIDESGAVIDLEPLPTVSGDPSQLRQLFQNLISNAIKFRRSDVSPHIRIGSKLLAASDLPSSVKPTHEAASYHRIDVQDNGIGFETKYLDRIFQVFQRLYGKNQYPGTGIGLAICEKVAANHGGAITAASQLGEGATFSVYLPA from the coding sequence ATGAACGGGGGTAAAACATATGAGGAACTGCTCGCCGAAAATGAACGGCTGCGTTGGCAACTCGACGAAGCTACGGAAACGATACAGGCCATTCGAACGGGCCAGGTCGATGCGCTGGTTGTTGAGGGGTCTAACGGCCATGAGCTGTATACACTGAAGACATCCGATTATACCTACCGGATCTTCATCGAAACCATGAACGAAGGGGCGGTAACACTGAATAAAGATGGGCTTATTCTGTACTGCAACTCGACCTTTGCCTCTATGGTGGACTTGCCCCTGTCGAAAGTTATTGGTCTGGCGTTCGATCAGTTTGTCGCCCCCGACTGCAAGCGTGAGTTCGATTCGCTGTTTAGTAGCGGGTGGGGCAACAACCGGAAGATTGAATTTACGCTGCGCAGCACCGCCGAAAAGCAGGTGCACTGTCAGCTTTCGGCCACGGCGATCGAACTGGATGGCGGGTTGTGTCTGAGTATGGTTCTGACGGATCTGACAGCACAGAAGGAAACGCAGCAACTGCTGAAAGTAAACAACCAGCAACTCGCAAAAGCCAATACGGCCCTTCAGATCAGTAATCAGGCGCTAAACCGATCGAACGACAACCTTCAGCAGTTCGCTTACATTGCCAGTCACGATTTGCAGGAGCCGCTCCGAAAGATACAGGCGTTCGGCGACCTGCTGAAAACAAAACACACCGCTCAGCTGGGCGAAGGCATCGATTACATCGAACGGATGCAGTCGGCTGCCAGCCGAATGTCAATTCTGATCAAAGATTTATTAACCTTTTCGCGCATTTCCATCCAGCCGGAAACTACGCTTCCGGTACCGCTTTCCCAACTCATCGACCCGATCCTGACGGATCTGGAAATGGCAATCGACGAGTCGGGAGCCGTTATTGACCTGGAGCCGTTGCCTACCGTTTCCGGCGATCCGTCTCAGTTACGGCAGCTCTTCCAGAATCTGATCAGTAACGCGATCAAGTTCCGGCGGTCCGATGTTTCTCCGCACATTCGGATAGGGTCGAAATTGCTGGCAGCCAGCGACTTGCCCAGTTCCGTTAAGCCAACCCACGAGGCTGCTTCGTATCATCGGATCGACGTACAGGACAATGGTATTGGCTTCGAAACAAAATATCTGGACCGGATTTTTCAGGTCTTCCAGCGCTTATACGGGAAAAATCAATATCCGGGTACTGGAATCGGGTTAGCTATCTGTGAGAAAGTAGCGGCTAACCACGGCGGAGCCATAACCGCAGCCAGCCAGCTGGGTGAAGGAGCCACATTCAGCGTCTACCTGCCTGCCTAA
- a CDS encoding circadian clock KaiB family protein — protein MTEPSLPEEADPGGEGQHYVLHLFVTGASQNSTRAIMNVKHICEQYIPGNYSLEIIDVYQQKGLAEREQIIALPLLIKRFPLPERRLIGDLSETKKVLEGLGISAQHE, from the coding sequence ATGACTGAGCCATCACTACCAGAAGAAGCTGATCCAGGTGGCGAAGGCCAGCACTACGTCCTGCATTTATTTGTAACGGGGGCCTCTCAAAACTCAACGCGGGCGATCATGAATGTCAAGCATATTTGTGAGCAGTACATACCGGGGAACTATTCGCTGGAGATCATCGATGTCTATCAGCAAAAAGGATTGGCCGAGCGCGAACAAATCATTGCCTTGCCCTTGCTGATCAAACGGTTTCCGCTGCCTGAACGACGATTGATCGGCGATCTGTCAGAAACAAAAAAAGTGCTTGAAGGACTAGGAATTTCTGCTCAACACGAATGA
- a CDS encoding circadian clock KaiB family protein: MKTKEEIWELRLYIAGNTAKSQTALTNLKKYCEEHLKGKYVIEVIDLLIKPQLAEGDQILAVPTLVKKVPEPIRKIIGDLSNEEKVLVGLNIRPASK, encoded by the coding sequence ATGAAAACAAAAGAAGAAATATGGGAGTTGAGGCTCTACATTGCAGGCAATACAGCCAAATCCCAGACAGCCCTCACCAACCTGAAAAAATACTGTGAGGAGCATTTGAAGGGTAAGTACGTCATCGAAGTAATCGATTTATTGATAAAGCCACAACTAGCCGAAGGTGACCAGATTCTGGCCGTACCGACGCTGGTAAAAAAAGTACCTGAACCCATCCGTAAGATCATCGGTGATTTATCGAATGAAGAAAAAGTGCTCGTTGGCCTGAATATTCGTCCTGCAAGTAAATGA